The Triticum dicoccoides isolate Atlit2015 ecotype Zavitan chromosome 6A, WEW_v2.0, whole genome shotgun sequence genome has a window encoding:
- the LOC119315842 gene encoding uncharacterized protein LOC119315842: protein MSLPRPELPPPAFEHVTILTVLSGAEHTHQLLLLCTAASSSPTPNSGRRLARRRRCSRPPCGLSYGPLDADEQELLPAPRCLVAAPTVDPEPLPSPATEATTRPTPCSLPCSSSLHFSLPWLPLPLIHPLSSLYRCSPRHGSHRRPPPRPAPPWTSAAVERHGFHFKLLCRPELLETSRIRALPRLQPVRVASPRPPLPPWTRLAPEQHHCLVPSPLQPWAPQARACLAALATSSSPSRLNRPRRRREPQAAAAALNHRLHARLGFLSSSAKPERRGPPLLLIRCRSYRARRPLPAGLPIVPSTAYSRRRPQATAAAMAL from the exons ATgtcgctgccgcggccagagctaccTCCGCCCGCTTTTGAGCATGTCACCATTCTCACCGTGCTCTCAGGAGCCGAACACACGCACCAGCTCCTTCTCCTGTGCACCGCAGCGTCGTCCTCACcgacgccgaactccggccgccgccttgctcGCCGCCGGCGCTGCTCCCGGCCACCCTGCGGCCTCTCGTACGgtcctttggatgcggacgagcaagagCTACTCCCCG CACCCCGCTGCCTCGTCGCTGCCCCCACTGTCGACCCTGAGCCACTTCCCTCGCCGGCGACCGAAGCCACCACCAGGCCGACCCCGTGCTCTCTCCCTTGTTCCTCCTCCCTCCATTTTTCCCTCCCGTGGCTTCCTCTGCCTCTCATCCATCCTCTCTCTTCTCTGTACAGGTGCTCCCCACGCCATGGAAGCCACCGCAGGCCTCCACCTCGACCAGCGCCACCATGGACCAGCGCCGCCGTCGAGCGCCATGGCTTCCACTTCAAGCTTCTGTGCCGCCCGGAGCTCCTCGAGACCAGCCGGATCCGTGCGCTACCTCGACTCCAGCCTGTCAGAGTCGCTTCACCGCGGCCTCCCCTGCCTCCATGGACGCGTCTAGCACCGGAACAACATCACTGCCTTGTTCCTTCTCCCCTGCAGCCATGGGCGCCTCAAGCTAGGGCTTGCCTTGCCGCCCTTGCAACCTCGTCCTCGCCTTCGCGCCTCAACCGGCCTCGTCGTCGCCGGGAACCCCAGGCTGCTGCCGCCGCGCTAAATCACCGGCTCCACGCCAGGCTCGGCTTCCTCTCGTCTTCAGCAAAACCAGAACGCCGAGGCCCTCCTCTTCTTCTGATCCGGTGCCGCTCCTACCGAGCTCGACGACCACTACCTGCAGGCCTCCCCATCGTTCCCAGCACTGCCTACTCTCGCCGGCGACCGCAG GCAACAGCTGCAGCCATGGCCTTGTAG